TCTAACACAGGGGAGGAAGCAACTAAGCTTTGGAGTGAACAGCGCGGGCCAGAAGACGGGTTTTATTTATCGCTTCAGATACGAAATAGTAAAAAAACTGCCATCCTCGTGAAAGAGGTGAACCCCAAAAAGAAGCTTTTCCTGATTCATGGGCCAAATACTGGAAAACAGTTGAAACTGGAAACCTActctgaaataaagaaaaaatataaaaaagtatCCTCAGATGACGCTGTGACTCACTGGGTAGAACAGTACACCtcatcagcacacacatgcacacacgatTACTGGCGAGGCAACTGCAAAAAGGCCGGTCTGGGCCTCGTTTGCGAAGTCGGCCTGCGCTGCCGGACCTATTACGTCCTCTGCGGTTTAGTCCTGAGCATTTGGACAAAAGTAGAAGGGGTCCTGGCCTCTGTGAATGGCACAAATGTCAAAATGCAGATCGTTTGCTTGCGGACCGAGGATGGCCAGAGAATTGTAGGTTTGATCATTCCAGCAAACTGTGCGTCTCCCCTCGTCAACCTCTTGTCGACTTCCGATCAGTCGCAACAGCTAGCCGTCCAGCAGGAACAGATCTGGCAGCAGCACCATCCGCAGAGCATCGCCCACTTCAACAGCGCATGAGACAGATAGACCCCTGTGGTATCTCGGCTCGACCGCCCTTAAAGCATTgcgcttttgattttttttttaaatttctttttggggctcctcctccccctttcgtttggtttttatttttaattccc
This genomic window from Erythrolamprus reginae isolate rEryReg1 chromosome 1, rEryReg1.hap1, whole genome shotgun sequence contains:
- the LOC139162661 gene encoding protein strawberry notch homolog 1-like, which codes for MHLISFARRLRPNCPKPGDIESRHLLYIMVAKTGCNIPSVALQRHHKVQFEKHPTAKADTVWLYYWYVVCYFGNVPISTGSPQLTTVHLVTIQSYNGTEKYDLMIAFHTTIYAILYLTKYQTQSNTGEEATKLWSEQRGPEDGFYLSLQIRNSKKTAILVKEVNPKKKLFLIHGPNTGKQLKLETYSEIKKKYKKVSSDDAVTHWVEQYTSSAHTCTHDYWRGNCKKAGLGLVCEVGLRCRTYYVLCGLVLSIWTKVEGVLASVNGTNVKMQIVCLRTEDGQRIVGLIIPANCASPLVNLLSTSDQSQQLAVQQEQIWQQHHPQSIAHFNSA